The window TCGCCCGAGCCGTACCGGGCGTGCACCTGGACCTGGTCGCCGCTCACGTCGAAGGCCCGGCTGTCGCCCCAATACCAGGCGATGGTGGGGTCGGCCTGCCCCTCCATGTCCAGTCGGAGGATGGAGCCCGGGATGTAGAAGTCCTGCGGGCGCACGCCTTCGACCGGGTTCTCGATGGGCAGGTCGAACAGGTCGATGAAGAGATCCGTGGACTCCTCCATGGCCACGATCCGCCCGCCCTGCTCCACGAAGCGCCGGAGCGCCGCCTGGCCTTCCTCCCCGATCCCGCCCGCGTACTGCGCGGGCACCACGCCCTCCCGGTACCCGTTGGTGATGGACGTGGGGCTCTGGCTCTGGAAGACGATCACGTCGTAGCGGTCGTTCAGGTTCCCCCGCACGTCCTCGTTGTGCAGGGTGTCGTACTGCAGCTCGTGCTGGTCGAACACCCACCGGGTCCAGCCGGCGATCATCGGCTCCTGCCAGCCCTTGTACAGCGCGATGCGGGGCGCACGCTCGCCCGTGAGCGTGGCCGGCAGCTCCCACGCCCAGTCCTGCACGGGGATGGGATCGGACAGGCGGGCCGTCACCGGCTCGCGGACCATGAAGGCCTCCACGTCCATGAGCAACGGAAGCGTGTGACCCGTCACGTCGTAGGGGCGCTTGGGCGGGCCGCCCGGATACTCGCGCAGGTCCGGATAGTGCTGCACGTCCAGGAGCGTCTGGGCGTAGGATGCGTACGGCTGCCGCATCGGGATCACGTAGCTGCCGGCCGGCACGTCACGGCCACCGGCGCGGAACGCCTGCTCGGCGCGGCGGACCTCGACGTCCCCCATGGTCAGGCTGCGCAGCACGTACGCCAGGCCCTCGCCGTTCTCCTGGTCCGCCGGGATGACCCACGCCTCCGGCCAGGTCTCCCACTTCTCCACCGCCCGCTTGTTGATGTGGTAGAAGTTGCGGAGCCAGTACGGCCGGTTGCGGGCCGCGTTGGTCAGGAGCGCCAGCGCGCCGGTGACCTGGTACTCGACGATCTCGGGCAGGCCCCAGCGGCCACCCGTCCACGGCATGGGGTACTTCCAGCTCTGCTCGGAGGCCTCGTATTCGCGACCTCCGCGCAGTTGATCGCGCGTCTGCTCGATGGGCGTGGCCAGCCGCGCGGACGCGGTCTCGCTCAGGATGCGTGCGCCCCCATGGTAGTGCTGGTAGGCTCTGCCCGGATGGAAGCCGTCGTAGATGGCGTTGATGACCGCACCCGGCATGTTGCGGGACGTCAGGTCCGCGGCCATGTACGCGCCCAGCTGGTTGACGGCCGCCGTGAGACCTGGATCCACGTTCTCCTCGATGGGATCGATGTAGGGCGGGAAGAAGATGCGCGCCCCGTTGTTGCCCATCTGGTGGATGTCGTGGACGATGTGCGGGTGCCAGGCGTTGTGCGCGCCGGTGACGGTCAGCTCGGTCTCGACCTGCGCGTAGGTGAACCAGTCCCGGTTGTTGTCGTGCCCCACGTAGGTCTGGTACAGCCAGGGCATGGGCGCGGCCTCGAACTCGGTGCCGACGTTCTGGTTGTACCAGTCCACCACCCACTGCGCCCCGTCCGGATTCAGACACGGGATCTGCAGGAAGATCACGTTGTCGAGGATGTCGAGGATGCGCTCGTCGTTGGAGGACGCCATCTCGTAGGCCAGGCGTGACGCGCCCTGACAGCCTCCCACCTCGGTGGCGTGGATGCCGTGGGTGATCAACACCACCGAGCGGCCCTGTTCGATCAGGCGCTCGGCCTCCGCCTCGCTGGCGATGCGGCGAGGA of the Gemmatimonadota bacterium genome contains:
- a CDS encoding M14 family zinc carboxypeptidase is translated as MNPSRRIVRAALAAALLVLPFAPTVAAQGVPSPSSRFGFEVGADRQMANWDQLSAYYDLLARSSDRVSVDTLGMTTQGHPFVMLTITSPENHARIDELHDIQMRLADPRRIASEAEAERLIEQGRSVVLITHGIHATEVGGCQGASRLAYEMASSNDERILDILDNVIFLQIPCLNPDGAQWVVDWYNQNVGTEFEAAPMPWLYQTYVGHDNNRDWFTYAQVETELTVTGAHNAWHPHIVHDIHQMGNNGARIFFPPYIDPIEENVDPGLTAAVNQLGAYMAADLTSRNMPGAVINAIYDGFHPGRAYQHYHGGARILSETASARLATPIEQTRDQLRGGREYEASEQSWKYPMPWTGGRWGLPEIVEYQVTGALALLTNAARNRPYWLRNFYHINKRAVEKWETWPEAWVIPADQENGEGLAYVLRSLTMGDVEVRRAEQAFRAGGRDVPAGSYVIPMRQPYASYAQTLLDVQHYPDLREYPGGPPKRPYDVTGHTLPLLMDVEAFMVREPVTARLSDPIPVQDWAWELPATLTGERAPRIALYKGWQEPMIAGWTRWVFDQHELQYDTLHNEDVRGNLNDRYDVIVFQSQSPTSITNGYREGVVPAQYAGGIGEEGQAALRRFVEQGGRIVAMEESTDLFIDLFDLPIENPVEGVRPQDFYIPGSILRLDMEGQADPTIAWYWGDSRAFDVSGDQVQVHARYGSGDPLLSGWVLGGDRIAGKPALVSARVGRGDVVLFAFQPNYRSQTVATWPLLWRALTPQRNGPVF